Proteins from a genomic interval of Nitrospina gracilis Nb-211:
- a CDS encoding YfhO family protein, giving the protein MRTLSEEDSACGQGPLSILTAKETVLSGLAFLALALLYFHDMAGGDFIFGGGDLISFFIPHRMLWLEQVADFTFPLWNPYILSGNPLFATLQPAILYPLSLLFIAFPFVLAVNFTVILHYTLAGWFMYLLVRASHCGRGAALVAALVFMFGGYLVTVRIYLSTFMPVAWIPLLLLCFFAGLRKRDVRWGLAAAAVGACMFLAGGVETCFQMFALLALFALWPQGLFPRESLPHWRWRLTYLGFFFAVFFGLIAVQFFPTYELSRLTERAGGLPIGEAARWAMMPQDLLQFFFFDPYGYLSRAEASSANQVWLRSLYVGAIPFLLAGLAMFRCGLRARVCAGIAVLSVLVAMGPAGGLYSLFHATVPFFDTFRYPVKFILPAVVALALLAGWGWDRFVRDAGSGPTADGRHARVWIGLATTGMVLFGLINAFEPVIQAAMQERGLAPPAYNEVKINLFNSKRLLAFLSLFCLMLFLFLRTQRRPGLWLGAALFVLALDLIFSGYGFHHKVARQDFDAPDPLTQFMQTHAGKDRIHIADNAERAKDGGIAKINVRGNLIQGPKVPLPIRTVPGIYQADGWAVMRQNRYLKFRKILRVPPFEDRLNLLRLANVQYLVSREPLQSPQLQPVKFHDPGYPELKVYRNTGYLSRAFLVGECRVIADEKHIIAELLDPRTDFSRQAILEHPPEGLECTGDDNPETPSPEPAGSVTDPVLDYDSVALTATTPKAQVLVLSDTHYPGWTAAIDGEDTPLYRADLVYRAIVVPPGTHRIRFEYRPWSFRLGAGITSVTIVLCGAFLLKPKRRHANTNPISITPS; this is encoded by the coding sequence ATGAGGACCCTCTCAGAAGAGGACTCTGCCTGCGGGCAGGGTCCTCTTTCTATTTTAACGGCGAAGGAAACCGTCCTCTCCGGCCTGGCTTTTCTGGCCCTGGCTTTGTTGTATTTCCACGACATGGCCGGCGGCGATTTCATCTTCGGCGGTGGCGACCTCATCTCCTTCTTCATCCCCCACCGCATGCTGTGGCTGGAACAAGTGGCGGATTTCACCTTTCCGTTGTGGAATCCGTACATCCTGAGCGGCAACCCGCTGTTCGCCACGCTTCAGCCCGCCATCCTCTACCCGCTGAGCCTCCTGTTCATCGCGTTTCCATTTGTACTGGCGGTGAATTTCACGGTGATCCTGCATTACACGCTGGCGGGCTGGTTCATGTACCTGCTGGTGCGCGCGTCGCACTGCGGGCGCGGCGCGGCGCTGGTGGCGGCGCTGGTTTTCATGTTCGGCGGCTATCTGGTGACGGTGCGCATTTACCTGTCCACCTTCATGCCGGTGGCGTGGATTCCTCTCCTCTTGCTGTGCTTCTTTGCCGGACTGCGCAAACGGGATGTGCGCTGGGGGCTGGCCGCCGCGGCAGTGGGCGCATGCATGTTCCTCGCCGGTGGCGTGGAAACCTGTTTCCAGATGTTCGCCCTGCTCGCTCTGTTTGCGCTGTGGCCGCAGGGCCTGTTTCCCCGTGAATCCCTGCCGCACTGGCGCTGGCGGCTGACCTATCTGGGCTTTTTCTTTGCCGTCTTCTTCGGCCTCATTGCGGTGCAGTTTTTTCCGACTTATGAGTTGTCGCGACTCACCGAACGCGCCGGGGGGCTCCCCATCGGCGAGGCGGCGCGCTGGGCGATGATGCCACAGGACCTGCTTCAGTTTTTCTTCTTCGACCCCTACGGCTACCTGAGCCGGGCGGAGGCTTCCAGCGCCAACCAGGTGTGGTTGCGTTCCTTGTATGTGGGAGCAATTCCATTCCTGCTGGCCGGACTGGCGATGTTCCGCTGTGGCCTGCGGGCCCGGGTCTGCGCCGGAATTGCCGTGCTTTCGGTGCTGGTGGCGATGGGTCCGGCCGGCGGTCTGTACTCGCTTTTTCACGCCACCGTCCCGTTCTTCGACACCTTCCGCTACCCGGTCAAGTTCATCCTGCCTGCGGTGGTGGCGCTGGCGCTCCTTGCCGGGTGGGGATGGGACCGCTTCGTCCGCGACGCCGGGTCCGGGCCCACAGCCGATGGCCGACACGCCCGGGTGTGGATCGGCCTGGCCACGACGGGCATGGTGCTGTTCGGACTGATCAATGCCTTCGAGCCCGTCATTCAGGCCGCGATGCAGGAGAGGGGGCTGGCGCCTCCCGCTTACAACGAAGTGAAGATCAACCTGTTCAACTCAAAACGCCTGCTCGCGTTTCTATCGTTGTTCTGCCTGATGCTGTTTTTATTTCTGCGCACGCAACGCAGGCCCGGGCTGTGGCTGGGAGCGGCGTTGTTCGTGCTGGCGCTCGACCTGATTTTCAGCGGTTACGGTTTTCATCACAAAGTGGCGCGGCAGGACTTTGATGCGCCCGATCCCCTCACTCAATTCATGCAAACGCACGCGGGGAAAGACCGCATCCATATCGCCGACAACGCCGAGCGGGCGAAGGACGGCGGCATCGCCAAAATCAATGTGCGCGGCAATCTCATCCAGGGTCCCAAGGTGCCGCTTCCCATCCGCACCGTGCCCGGCATTTACCAGGCGGACGGCTGGGCCGTGATGCGGCAGAACCGCTATCTCAAGTTCCGCAAGATCCTGCGCGTGCCGCCGTTTGAGGACCGGCTCAACCTGCTTCGCCTCGCCAATGTGCAATACCTCGTCAGCCGCGAACCGTTGCAGTCGCCGCAACTCCAGCCGGTGAAGTTCCACGATCCCGGTTATCCGGAGTTGAAGGTGTACAGGAACACAGGTTACCTGTCGCGCGCGTTCCTGGTGGGGGAATGCCGGGTGATTGCGGACGAAAAACACATCATCGCCGAACTCCTCGATCCGCGCACCGACTTCTCCCGGCAGGCCATCCTGGAGCACCCGCCCGAAGGTCTGGAATGCACCGGCGACGACAATCCGGAAACGCCTTCACCGGAGCCCGCGGGATCGGTCACCGATCCGGTTCTCGATTACGATTCGGTGGCGCTCACCGCCACGACACCCAAGGCGCAGGTGCTGGTGCTGTCGGACACGCATTATCCCGGCTGGACGGCGGCGATCGACGGCGAGGACACGCCGCTCTATCGCGCCGACCTGGTGTACCGCGCCATCGTGGTGCCGCCCGGCACACACCGCATCCGCTTCGAGTACCGGCCGTGGAGTTTCCGCCTCGGTGCGGGAATCACGTCCGTCACCATTGTTTTGTGTGGGGCTTTTCTGTTAAAACCTAAACGTCGCCATGCAAACACAAACCCCATCTCCATCACTCCGTCATAA
- a CDS encoding ArnT family glycosyltransferase: protein MQTQTPSPSLRHKQTLALAALALLYAWTRLFALTDLPIFSDEAIYIHWAQIILSDPAQLLISMTDGKPPLFMWLNAVTLALFDDPLVAGRMVSILAGWAAMLGVYFIGRDLFSPRAGLAAALLYVLFPYTLFFDRLALVDGLLTALGVWSLRWAFHIVQETRDAKKAFRMLGVLWGLMLWTKASALLWIFIPLLMFPMWGAHRRPGFWMQLGVALSIPLLMNAVIYYLAPPVRVPGRLPFLHHLSYFIPLEELVRFPFMLWIRNLWVTHEFFVTYLTWPIALLLLMGLVTLIQKKDKRETAMWSWLVLPGLMIVLVAQGFFSRYFLPMVPAAALIAGFTADRLAGWLAGRMARRTAPPATMPPRFHTGAFALLLFGAGLAAAVWDARLLNDPRTAPLHELDRLLYVEGMNSGYGVKEAADYLREEAVKNQQQRGYELYLMIPRLPGNPAEGITVYLFGDPNVVFVPAFWWPEKPLLPDSNHFTLRPSIYELFPRVRRHAHLLDFAYFVYPNTTYPQDKFLQVNPSFHKEWSHPKPDGKHAVDLFQNFTEKLELELPTLGKR from the coding sequence ATGCAAACACAAACCCCATCTCCATCACTCCGTCATAAACAAACGCTCGCGCTGGCCGCCCTCGCCCTGCTGTATGCGTGGACCCGGCTGTTTGCGCTCACGGATCTGCCCATTTTTTCCGACGAGGCCATCTACATCCACTGGGCGCAGATCATCCTGAGCGACCCGGCGCAGCTGCTGATTTCGATGACCGACGGCAAGCCGCCCTTGTTCATGTGGCTGAACGCGGTGACGCTCGCTTTGTTCGACGATCCGCTGGTGGCGGGGCGGATGGTGTCTATTCTCGCCGGATGGGCCGCCATGCTGGGCGTGTATTTCATCGGGCGCGACCTGTTCTCTCCGCGCGCGGGGCTGGCCGCCGCGCTTCTCTATGTACTGTTTCCCTACACGCTGTTCTTCGACCGGCTGGCGCTGGTGGACGGGCTCCTCACCGCACTCGGTGTGTGGTCGCTTCGCTGGGCGTTCCACATCGTTCAGGAAACCCGCGACGCAAAGAAAGCGTTTCGCATGCTGGGCGTGTTGTGGGGGCTGATGCTGTGGACCAAGGCCAGCGCCCTTCTCTGGATTTTCATTCCACTGCTGATGTTCCCGATGTGGGGCGCGCACCGGCGGCCGGGATTCTGGATGCAGTTGGGCGTTGCGCTGTCGATTCCACTATTGATGAATGCGGTCATCTATTACCTGGCGCCGCCCGTACGCGTACCGGGCCGCCTGCCGTTTCTGCACCACCTGTCGTACTTCATTCCGCTGGAGGAACTGGTCCGCTTTCCATTCATGCTCTGGATTCGCAATTTGTGGGTCACGCACGAATTTTTCGTCACCTACCTGACGTGGCCCATCGCGCTGTTGCTGTTGATGGGACTGGTTACATTGATCCAGAAAAAAGACAAGCGGGAGACGGCGATGTGGAGTTGGCTGGTTCTGCCGGGGCTCATGATCGTGCTGGTGGCGCAGGGGTTCTTCTCGCGTTACTTCTTACCGATGGTGCCGGCGGCGGCGTTGATCGCGGGCTTCACCGCCGACCGGCTGGCCGGCTGGCTGGCCGGGCGCATGGCCCGGCGCACCGCTCCACCGGCAACAATGCCGCCGCGTTTTCATACCGGCGCCTTCGCTCTGCTTCTGTTCGGCGCAGGCCTCGCCGCGGCGGTGTGGGACGCGCGCCTGCTCAACGACCCTCGCACCGCACCGTTGCACGAACTCGACCGGCTCCTCTATGTCGAAGGCATGAACTCCGGTTACGGCGTGAAGGAGGCAGCGGACTATTTGCGTGAGGAAGCGGTGAAGAACCAGCAACAGCGCGGTTACGAACTGTACCTGATGATTCCGCGACTGCCCGGCAACCCGGCAGAGGGCATCACCGTCTACCTGTTCGGCGACCCCAACGTGGTGTTCGTGCCCGCGTTCTGGTGGCCGGAGAAACCGTTGCTTCCCGACAGCAACCACTTCACCCTGCGCCCGTCCATTTACGAACTGTTTCCGCGTGTGCGGCGGCACGCGCACCTGCTGGACTTCGCCTACTTCGTGTACCCCAACACCACCTACCCGCAAGACAAGTTTTTGCAGGTGAATCCGAGTTTCCACAAGGAATGGAGCCACCCCAAACCGGACGGGAAACACGCCGTGGACCTGTTCCAGAACTTCACCGAAAAACTGGAGCTGGAACTGCCGACGCTGGGGAAACGCTAA
- a CDS encoding DUF1499 domain-containing protein: protein MAGLALLLTACSGTRPDHLGVTGGRLAPCPDSPNCVSSFATDAEHKVEPLTFQGEPEAVMQAIQEELARRDRVEIVTQQPHYLYAEFTSRVFRFVDDVEFLIDAETKTLHFRSASRLGRSDLGVNRERVESIRKALTVKNL, encoded by the coding sequence GTGGCGGGGCTGGCATTGTTGCTGACGGCCTGTTCCGGCACCCGGCCGGATCACCTGGGCGTGACCGGCGGACGCCTCGCCCCCTGCCCGGATTCGCCCAACTGCGTCTCCAGCTTCGCCACCGACGCCGAACACAAGGTGGAGCCGCTGACGTTCCAGGGCGAGCCGGAGGCGGTGATGCAGGCCATTCAGGAAGAGTTGGCCCGCCGCGACCGGGTGGAGATCGTCACGCAACAACCGCATTACCTGTACGCGGAGTTCACCAGCCGGGTGTTTCGCTTCGTCGATGACGTCGAGTTCCTGATTGACGCGGAGACGAAAACCCTCCACTTCCGCTCCGCCTCGCGCCTTGGACGCAGTGACCTGGGCGTCAACCGCGAGCGCGTCGAGTCTATTAGAAAAGCCCTCACCGTAAAAAACCTTTAG
- a CDS encoding cation:proton antiporter domain-containing protein: MAQLIQDLTILLLVSLPITVLFHRFNLPTVVGFLVAGMLIGPSGLGLIGDVESVEHLAEIGVILLLFIIGLEFSLSKMLKQLGRILGTGGLQLGLTAVVCFFLFQASSFPANQSIALGLLIALSSTAILLNMLTERVELDTLHGRIAVGVLLFQDVCVVPLMLVVPLLGQMETISGWSFLWAFVKAIGAVGGVFFLSRLLVPRALRRIVQVGKREHLTLFVILIILGTGWVSHQIGLTLAMGAFVAGLILSETEYNHQIILDILPLKEYFVSVFFTSVGMLMQVQVFLEQPGLLLLLAAAAIIVKAVMAFIAAMLAGTAPRIAFIVGLRLAQVGEFSLILAALALETGVFDQTLYQQFLIVSILSMLAAPFLIQISSSLSLRLFKGGLAADTGTQSKATQVNDHVIVVGYDTVGQNLSKVLQEVRIPFTVVDLDGQQIKRALAEQCHGFYGDATQRSTLHRAGIRQAKMLVVSIQELKALEQVVRLARQLNPSLYILVKTRLASEVESLTQAGADLVIPAEFETSIEIFSRVLREYGMPHNVIEQQVELMRLEGYRMLRGLSLNMDSLANFSTYLTASLSRSFQVLDHSWANGKTLRQIELKTKTGATLIAVVRNQEAQPNPVADFTIEVRDVLILFGSHAQLDYAHRLLQDGPSTKSEFKTKTN; this comes from the coding sequence ATGGCCCAGCTGATCCAAGACCTCACCATCCTTCTTCTCGTTTCCCTGCCGATCACAGTGTTGTTTCACCGCTTCAACCTGCCGACGGTGGTGGGGTTTTTGGTGGCGGGCATGCTGATCGGTCCCAGCGGACTGGGCTTGATCGGCGATGTGGAATCGGTCGAACACCTGGCGGAGATCGGTGTCATCCTGCTTCTGTTCATCATCGGCCTCGAATTTTCGCTGAGCAAAATGCTGAAACAGCTCGGCCGTATCCTGGGCACGGGCGGTTTGCAGTTGGGGTTGACGGCGGTGGTGTGTTTTTTCCTGTTTCAGGCGTCGTCGTTCCCGGCCAACCAGAGCATCGCGCTCGGATTATTGATCGCCCTGTCCAGCACCGCGATTCTGCTCAACATGCTCACCGAGCGCGTGGAGCTGGATACTCTGCACGGCCGCATTGCCGTCGGCGTGCTCTTGTTTCAGGATGTGTGCGTGGTGCCCCTCATGCTGGTGGTGCCGCTTCTGGGACAGATGGAAACCATTTCCGGCTGGAGTTTTTTGTGGGCGTTCGTGAAGGCCATCGGCGCGGTGGGCGGGGTGTTTTTTCTGTCGCGCCTGTTGGTGCCGCGTGCGTTGCGCCGAATCGTGCAGGTCGGAAAGCGTGAACACCTGACGCTGTTCGTCATTCTCATCATCCTGGGCACGGGCTGGGTGTCGCACCAGATCGGGCTGACTCTGGCCATGGGTGCGTTCGTCGCGGGGCTGATTCTCTCCGAGACGGAATACAATCATCAGATCATTCTCGACATTCTGCCGCTGAAGGAATACTTCGTCAGCGTGTTCTTCACTTCAGTGGGCATGCTGATGCAGGTGCAGGTGTTTCTGGAACAGCCGGGGCTTCTGCTTCTGCTGGCGGCGGCGGCGATTATCGTCAAGGCGGTGATGGCGTTTATTGCCGCCATGCTGGCGGGCACCGCGCCGCGCATCGCCTTCATCGTCGGCCTGCGGCTGGCGCAGGTGGGGGAATTTTCCCTCATCCTCGCGGCGCTGGCTCTGGAAACGGGCGTGTTCGATCAAACCCTGTACCAGCAGTTTCTCATCGTCTCCATCCTGTCCATGCTGGCGGCTCCGTTTTTGATCCAGATTTCTTCCAGCCTGTCCCTGCGGTTGTTCAAAGGCGGGCTCGCCGCCGACACGGGCACGCAAAGCAAGGCGACGCAGGTGAACGATCATGTCATCGTGGTGGGCTACGATACCGTCGGGCAGAATCTGTCCAAGGTGCTTCAAGAAGTCCGGATTCCGTTTACGGTGGTGGACCTGGACGGCCAGCAGATCAAACGCGCGCTGGCTGAGCAGTGTCATGGGTTTTATGGCGATGCCACCCAGCGCTCCACTCTGCACCGTGCGGGCATCCGCCAGGCGAAGATGCTGGTCGTTTCCATACAGGAGCTGAAAGCGCTGGAACAGGTGGTGCGGCTGGCCCGGCAGTTGAATCCCAGCCTCTATATCCTGGTGAAAACCCGGCTGGCGTCGGAGGTGGAATCCCTGACCCAGGCCGGGGCGGACCTGGTGATCCCGGCGGAGTTCGAAACCTCCATCGAAATATTCTCGCGCGTGCTTCGCGAGTATGGCATGCCGCACAACGTCATCGAACAGCAGGTGGAGCTGATGCGTCTGGAAGGCTACCGCATGTTGCGCGGGTTGTCGTTGAACATGGACAGCCTGGCCAATTTTTCAACATACCTCACGGCATCGCTCAGCCGTTCCTTTCAGGTGCTCGATCATTCCTGGGCGAATGGAAAAACGCTGAGGCAGATCGAGCTCAAGACCAAAACCGGCGCGACCCTCATCGCCGTCGTGCGCAACCAGGAAGCCCAGCCGAATCCTGTCGCCGACTTCACTATCGAAGTGCGGGATGTGCTCATCCTGTTCGGCTCGCACGCGCAGTTGGACTACGCCCATCGCTTGTTGCAGGACGGGCCTTCGACGAAAAGCGAATTCAAAACCAAAACAAATTGA
- a CDS encoding pentapeptide repeat-containing protein gives MVERRQLDKAEIEASKKNLERAKLNKADLEGIDLSEGYMKEVDLERCNLKRSNFKNASINGGYFKGSNLFGSNFFGASLIRADFTRANLSGVNFRNTDLSGAKFHQALLRRAQFQGANLVRSEFLEAQLNEANLSGVRLNKSDLRGAMMIGVNLAGAQIPQSHLSKANFSKGNLTGTDVSGCNFTGSDLREAVLKEANFQNTILDRTFLKGADLTGANLTGARLRGADLAETVLDGANFSGADLSLVTNLSAVSLQKAVVDENTKLPDYLKAEANGQGGYLVTEIPREDSSG, from the coding sequence ATGGTGGAGCGGCGTCAACTGGACAAGGCGGAGATCGAGGCGTCCAAAAAAAATCTGGAGCGGGCCAAGCTCAACAAGGCGGACCTGGAAGGCATCGACCTGAGCGAAGGCTACATGAAGGAAGTGGACCTGGAACGCTGTAACCTGAAACGGTCCAATTTCAAAAACGCGTCGATCAACGGCGGCTACTTCAAGGGAAGCAACCTGTTCGGTTCGAACTTTTTCGGCGCGTCGTTGATCCGCGCCGACTTCACCCGCGCCAATCTTTCCGGTGTGAACTTCCGCAACACGGACCTGAGCGGCGCGAAGTTCCACCAGGCGCTTCTGAGACGCGCGCAGTTTCAGGGGGCGAATCTGGTGCGCTCGGAATTCCTCGAAGCCCAGCTCAATGAGGCTAACCTCTCCGGCGTCCGCCTCAACAAATCCGACCTGCGCGGCGCGATGATGATCGGCGTCAACCTTGCCGGGGCGCAGATTCCGCAGTCCCACTTGAGCAAGGCGAACTTCTCAAAGGGCAACCTCACCGGCACCGACGTGAGCGGATGCAACTTCACCGGCTCCGACCTGCGCGAGGCGGTGCTGAAGGAAGCGAATTTCCAGAACACCATCCTCGACCGCACGTTTCTGAAAGGGGCCGATCTCACCGGCGCGAACCTGACCGGCGCGCGCCTGCGCGGTGCGGACCTCGCCGAGACGGTGCTGGACGGCGCGAACTTCAGCGGCGCGGATCTCTCTCTCGTCACCAACTTGTCCGCAGTGAGTCTGCAAAAAGCGGTGGTCGATGAAAACACCAAACTGCCCGACTACCTGAAAGCCGAAGCCAACGGCCAGGGTGGTTACCTGGTGACGGAAATTCCCCGTGAAGATTCATCCGGCTGA
- the cynS gene encoding cyanase, whose product MEKMELVRRLKDAKKASGKTYDEIADALGLCNGYVAQLFQNQAQLKDGTAEKLKKIVPGINAEMIEHMKACPMRSYNPTLIQEPNVYRMTEICLHYGEAIKELMNEKFGDGIMSAIDFKITVDKVKGDKGEDRMVVTMNGKFLPHIEQVQ is encoded by the coding sequence ATGGAGAAGATGGAACTCGTCCGCCGCCTGAAGGACGCCAAAAAAGCTTCGGGCAAAACGTATGATGAAATCGCCGACGCCCTCGGCCTGTGCAACGGTTACGTGGCGCAGTTGTTCCAGAACCAGGCGCAGTTGAAAGACGGCACCGCGGAAAAACTGAAAAAGATCGTCCCCGGCATCAACGCCGAGATGATTGAGCACATGAAAGCGTGCCCCATGCGCTCGTACAACCCGACACTCATCCAGGAGCCGAACGTGTACCGCATGACGGAGATCTGCCTGCACTACGGCGAGGCGATCAAGGAGCTGATGAACGAGAAGTTCGGCGACGGCATCATGTCCGCCATCGACTTCAAGATCACGGTGGACAAGGTGAAGGGCGACAAGGGCGAAGACCGCATGGTGGTCACCATGAACGGCAAGTTCCTTCCGCATATCGAGCAGGTGCAATGA
- a CDS encoding tetratricopeptide repeat protein, translating to MFQSDIKQHLVILILLAALGLAAGGATLSGPFLHEDTRYILDDPRTESVARAWQGLSLEDGFRQPVLFFTYAVDRALGGGSAWAFHLTNVLIHVAAGWVLYLLLVEATARTRDRPKSEWAYVPAVAAGLHLIHPLNVQAVAYLSDRGHLLSTLLALLAVWGVARFARLRQDAPKSFTGPAWMLAAVVFFVLAVGTHPAAVCLPVVAVVYLILFGNDPALKKELKIGLFVLIPILLYMAWRAPVDPSALTADGEAPGRWDYLASQIQFLWFYYGFKYLLPFNLNFAPDAAVGGLGDPGVWAAVALTGAVAWGAWRQTQSPLLRFGLIWAGVAFLANSALVPISPPVSEARFYLPGVGLHLAVAWALARLLHRVPRRTLPFAAALGAVLLTLTVLRGMVFSSEESLWRDVLSKSPGQPVAALRLASFYEQAEKMGDAQAVLEQAIAVQPDSESLRLRLGLLYMKQKRFDPAIEQFEAAIRGGTQNPVAYYNAGLALVEQKRGAQAVPFLERIIQGENLPGKYYYLLGRAYHQAGRLDDALKQLRLAVKKDPGNALAYNRMGEVYWDMKSYFFADVAFQQAYQADNASVPILNNLISSSMLMKHYVEAIEYCDRLLEIDADNPNARQWKIAAERFLKTEKKEETPAVE from the coding sequence GTGTTTCAAAGTGATATAAAACAACATCTTGTAATCCTGATCCTGCTGGCGGCGCTGGGCCTGGCGGCGGGTGGGGCCACGCTTTCGGGTCCTTTCCTGCATGAGGACACCCGATACATCCTCGACGACCCGCGGACGGAGTCGGTGGCCAGGGCCTGGCAGGGGCTTTCGCTGGAGGATGGATTCCGCCAGCCGGTGCTGTTTTTCACTTACGCCGTGGACCGTGCCCTGGGTGGCGGTTCGGCGTGGGCTTTTCATCTGACCAATGTGTTGATCCACGTGGCGGCGGGATGGGTGCTGTATCTCCTGCTGGTGGAAGCGACCGCCCGCACGCGTGACCGGCCGAAATCCGAATGGGCGTACGTGCCCGCCGTGGCGGCGGGACTGCACCTGATCCACCCGCTCAACGTGCAGGCGGTGGCCTACCTCTCCGACCGGGGACACCTGCTGTCCACGCTGTTGGCCCTGCTGGCGGTGTGGGGGGTGGCCCGTTTTGCCCGCCTTCGGCAGGATGCGCCCAAAAGCTTTACCGGACCGGCGTGGATGCTGGCCGCGGTGGTTTTTTTTGTTTTGGCGGTGGGCACGCATCCGGCCGCCGTGTGCCTGCCGGTGGTGGCGGTGGTGTACCTCATCCTGTTCGGCAACGACCCCGCCCTGAAAAAAGAACTGAAAATCGGCCTCTTTGTGCTGATTCCCATCCTCCTTTACATGGCCTGGCGGGCGCCGGTGGACCCGTCGGCTTTGACTGCGGACGGGGAGGCGCCGGGCCGCTGGGATTACCTGGCGTCGCAAATCCAATTTCTCTGGTTTTATTACGGATTCAAATACCTCCTGCCGTTCAACCTGAACTTCGCGCCGGATGCCGCCGTCGGCGGCTTGGGTGATCCGGGCGTGTGGGCGGCGGTCGCACTGACCGGGGCGGTGGCCTGGGGCGCGTGGCGACAAACGCAGTCGCCGCTGTTGCGGTTCGGGCTGATCTGGGCCGGCGTCGCGTTCCTCGCCAACTCAGCCCTGGTGCCGATTTCCCCACCGGTGTCTGAAGCGCGGTTTTACCTGCCGGGGGTGGGGTTGCACCTTGCCGTGGCGTGGGCGCTGGCGCGGCTTCTGCATCGCGTACCCCGGCGCACGCTACCCTTCGCCGCCGCACTGGGCGCGGTGCTGTTGACCCTCACGGTTTTGCGCGGCATGGTGTTTTCGTCGGAGGAAAGCTTGTGGCGCGATGTGTTGAGCAAGTCGCCGGGCCAGCCGGTGGCGGCCCTGCGGTTGGCATCGTTTTATGAACAGGCGGAGAAGATGGGAGACGCCCAGGCGGTGCTCGAACAGGCAATCGCGGTTCAGCCGGATTCCGAATCCCTGCGCCTTCGGCTGGGTCTTTTGTATATGAAGCAGAAGCGGTTCGATCCCGCCATCGAGCAGTTCGAGGCGGCGATTCGCGGCGGCACGCAGAATCCCGTCGCCTACTACAACGCCGGGCTGGCGCTGGTGGAGCAGAAGCGGGGAGCGCAGGCGGTGCCGTTTCTGGAGCGCATCATTCAGGGAGAGAACCTGCCGGGCAAGTATTATTACCTGCTGGGCCGCGCCTATCACCAGGCCGGGCGGCTCGATGACGCGTTGAAGCAGTTACGCCTCGCCGTCAAAAAAGATCCCGGGAACGCGCTGGCCTACAACCGCATGGGCGAGGTGTACTGGGATATGAAAAGTTACTTCTTCGCCGATGTTGCCTTTCAGCAGGCGTACCAGGCGGACAACGCATCGGTTCCCATCCTCAACAACCTCATCAGCTCCAGCATGCTGATGAAGCATTATGTGGAAGCCATCGAGTACTGCGACCGCCTGCTGGAAATCGATGCGGACAACCCCAATGCCCGGCAGTGGAAGATCGCCGCCGAGCGGTTCCTGAAAACCGAGAAGAAGGAAGAGACGCCCGCTGTGGAGTGA